In the genome of Calditrichota bacterium, one region contains:
- the glgA gene encoding glycogen synthase GlgA codes for MKILYVASEVAPFAKTGGLADVAAALPKALQDLGHDIRVMMPKYGSINERKYVLREVIRLREIPVDLGGERLVGSVKSAFIPDTKVQVYFLDYPPLFGRQDLYTDPKTGKDWPDNAERFTFFCKGVLETVKLLHWQPHVIHCNDWHTGLIPVLLKTTYSHERLFAKTSTLFTIHNLAYQGIFPKAKFRLTGLPAELFRGQGGVEFYGKLSFMKAGIVFADAISTVSERYAEEITSDPEIGCGLQEELRARRDALYGILNGIDDTVWNPKTDPLIARTYSATDLAGKAENKKALVEGLGLPYRPEVPVIGMISRLADQKGFDLVAEAFPALMKMDVQLVVLGTGDPRYHKLFAGLAKRHPKKVSVNLRFDNTLAHQIEAGADMFLMPSRYEPCGLNQMYSLVYGTIPIVRATGGLADTIVDFDPRRGTGNGFVFTEYSAAAMLQAVERALAVFADQKTWLRLVKSAMRSNFSWKNSATKYVRLYAKLEASKRK; via the coding sequence TTGAAGATACTGTACGTCGCCTCGGAAGTTGCGCCCTTTGCCAAAACGGGCGGACTTGCCGATGTGGCTGCTGCTCTGCCCAAAGCGTTGCAAGACCTCGGCCATGACATCCGCGTGATGATGCCCAAGTACGGCTCGATCAACGAGCGCAAGTATGTGCTCCGCGAGGTTATTCGCCTCCGCGAAATACCCGTAGACCTGGGAGGCGAAAGACTCGTGGGCAGCGTCAAGTCGGCCTTCATCCCGGACACGAAAGTGCAGGTTTACTTCCTGGACTATCCGCCCCTCTTTGGTCGGCAGGACCTTTACACAGACCCCAAGACCGGCAAGGACTGGCCTGATAACGCAGAGCGCTTCACTTTCTTCTGCAAGGGTGTCTTGGAGACCGTCAAGCTCCTCCACTGGCAGCCGCATGTGATTCACTGCAACGATTGGCACACCGGGCTCATTCCGGTTCTGCTGAAGACCACCTACAGCCATGAGCGCCTCTTTGCCAAGACCTCGACCCTCTTTACCATCCACAACTTGGCCTACCAAGGCATCTTTCCCAAGGCCAAGTTTCGCCTCACCGGCCTCCCGGCAGAGCTCTTCCGTGGGCAGGGGGGCGTTGAGTTCTACGGCAAGTTGAGTTTCATGAAGGCCGGCATTGTTTTTGCCGACGCCATTTCCACGGTGAGCGAGCGTTATGCTGAGGAGATCACTTCCGATCCCGAGATTGGGTGCGGCCTGCAGGAGGAGCTGCGTGCGCGGCGTGACGCGCTGTATGGCATCCTCAATGGCATCGACGACACGGTGTGGAACCCCAAAACCGATCCGCTGATTGCCAGGACCTATTCTGCCACCGACCTTGCGGGCAAGGCCGAAAATAAGAAAGCGCTGGTCGAAGGCCTTGGCTTGCCTTATCGCCCGGAGGTGCCGGTAATCGGCATGATCTCTCGTCTTGCCGATCAGAAAGGATTCGATCTGGTGGCAGAAGCCTTCCCGGCGCTGATGAAGATGGACGTGCAGCTTGTCGTGCTGGGAACTGGCGATCCGAGATACCACAAACTCTTTGCCGGGCTTGCCAAACGGCACCCGAAGAAGGTTTCTGTGAACCTGCGCTTTGACAACACCCTTGCGCACCAGATTGAGGCTGGGGCTGACATGTTCCTCATGCCTTCCCGGTACGAACCATGTGGCCTGAACCAGATGTACAGTCTGGTCTACGGCACGATCCCCATCGTGCGGGCCACCGGCGGGCTGGCAGACACGATTGTCGACTTTGACCCCCGGCGGGGCACGGGCAATGGTTTTGTCTTCACCGAGTACAGCGCTGCCGCCATGCTGCAAGCGGTGGAGAGAGCGCTTGCCGTGTTTGCGGATCAAAAGACCTGGCTGCGTCTGGTGAAGAGCGCCATGCGCAGCAACTTTAGTTGGAAGAACTCCGCCACCAAGTACGTCAGGCTGTATGCCAAGCTGGAGGCGAGCAAAAGGAAATAG